Below is a window of Shewanella khirikhana DNA.
AAAGTCGAGTTCGATAAAGCCAGACAGTTTATGGCCATCGAGATCGGTAACTGTTTTGAAGTTAAATCGGGTTTCGCGGGCTTGGAAATCAACAACTTGTTTGCCATTGCCGGCGGTACCATAAATGGTGCCGGGGACATAAAACTGACGGGAAAGATTGCCGGAATCCGGTGCGCCGTTACTGTAATCGCTGAACATCACATCGGCTTTAATGTAACCACCAAACTTAAAGTCGGTTTTGCCAACTTCAGCCGCAGCGCTGCCTGCCATCGCCATAAGGGCGGTTGCCAGTGCAATTGAGACTGGTGCTTGTTTCATGCTCGTTGCTCCCTGATTGTTATTATTAATCTGAGGCACTATGAACAATTTGTTAACGCTTAAATATTAGCAATAGGTCTATGAGACAAAAGTAGAAAAGGGAGAGCTGAAGCAGGAAGATGGTGGGTCGTGAAGGATTCGAACCTTCGACCAATTGGTTAAAAGCCAACTGCTCTACCGACTGAGCTAACGACCCATCTGGGTGCGATATCGCGAAAGGTTCACTTCGAGGAAGTGGTGGGTCGTGAAGGATTCGAACCTTCGACCAATTGGTTAAAAGCCAACTGCTCTACCGACTGAGCTAACGACCCATCTGGTGCGATACTGCGAATTGTTCACTTCAAGGAAGTGGTGGGTCGTGAAGGATTCGAACCTTCGACCAATTGGTTAAAAGCCAACTGCTCTACCGACTGAGCTAACGACCCAACTTGAGGTGCGGTGCCTGGGGAATGTTCGCTGTAAGCGAGTGGTGGGTCGTGAAGGATTCGAACCTTCGACCAATTGGTTAAAAGCCAACTGCTCTACCGACTGAGCTAACGACCCGTCCCGGGATTTACCGCTGAATGCCACTTCGAAGGAAGTGGTGGGTCGTGAAGGATTCGAACCTTCGACCAATTGGTTAAAAGCCAACTGCTCTACCGACTGAGCTAACGACCCAAATTTTGATACAGTGCCCCACACGAGTGGTGGGTCGTGAAGGATTCGAACCTTCGACCAATTGGTTAAAAGCCAACTGCTCTACCGACTGAGCTAACGACCCGCTCGACACTGCTTTGATCTCACCACCACCGGAAGTGGTGGGTCGTGAAGGATTCGAACCTTCGACCAATTGGTTAAAAGCCAACTGCTCTACCGACTGAGCTAACGACCCGGAGATCCGGCGTTCTGGAGTTTGGTGGGTCGTGAAGGATTCGAACCTTCGACCAATTGGTTAAAAGCCAACTGCTCTACCGACTGAGCTAACGACCCATTCCAGATTGCCCTCAACACTGCCTTGGCTGCGCTGAGGGCGCCTATAATACCTTTTTCAGTTATCCATGCAAGCGTAAATTCCCGAAACTTTTGCCGTTTGCATGAAAAACAGCCCAAGAGACTGTTTTATGTATTAAAACCGTTTAAAGGGCGTTCAATTGCTGCTGTGCAATGCGGGCAGCAGCGCTGTTTGCGTACTCTTTTACCACCTTACGATAGAGGTTTTTAGCCCCTACGGTATCGCCCTTTTTCTCGGCAATCAGACCCAGCTTCACCAGGCTGTCACCACGCTTGCTGGAATCAGGATATTTCTCCACCACTACGGTGAAGGCGCCGCGGGCGTCGTCCAGCTCGTTCTTATTATAGAGCAGCTGTCCGAGCCAGTAGTTGGCGTTGTCGGTGTAGTTGGAACCCGGGTACTGTTTGATGAAACCACGGAAAGCCGTGATGGCGTCGTCGTACTTGCGCTCTTTGAGCACCAGATTGATAGCCTTTTCATAGGCAGCGGTTTCGTTGAGCGAGGCTTCCACCGCCACAGTGCCCGCTTGAGCAGCCGGAGTTTGGCTTGCCGCAACCGCTGCACCTGCACTGGCAGCAACAGCCGGTTTCGCCGCAGGGGCTGCCTGCAGATTGGCTATCTCTTCATAGAGCTTGCGCTGACGCTCAAGCATCTGGTTGATTTGATAGTTCTGCTGCTCAGTCTGACCACGCAGATCCAGCACTTCCTGCTGCAGGGCATCCAGGCGGCGCTGCATGTCGAAATCAGTCTGCTGCTTGGCTTTTAAAATACGCTCAAGCTTGGCAATGCGCTCATCGGCACTGCCGCCACCAATGTCTTCCACCGGCGCGGCGGCCATGGCCTGCCCCGCCACCAAGAGTGCTGTCAGTAATACGCTTTTTTTCATCAATCCTTACCCGTTATTGACCTCAGTACACCAATACCGCACGGCGGTTACGTGAGAAGCTCTCGTCGCTGCGGGACAGATCCTGTGGCTTTTCTTCACCGTAGCTGACAATGCTCATCTGTGAAGGCTGAACACCCATGGACTGCAGGTACTTGGCCACGGCCTTGGCACGGCGCTCGCCCAGGGCGATGTTGTACTCAGGGGTACCGCGCTCGTCTGAGTGACCTTCAATCAGAATGCTCACAGAAGGGTTTTCCAGCAGATAGTTACCGTGGGCCAGCAGGATGTCGGCGGCCAGCGGTGATACTTCACTGCGGTCAAAGTCGAAGTAGATGATGTTTTCGCGGCGCAGTTCTTCCTGCTTCATACGCATCTGCTCTTCGGGGCTCATCACACCCGCCACGCTGCCGGTTTCCACGCCGCCTACACCGGCGCCGCTGCCATTGCCGCCAATGCTGCTGGATGAGCCGCTGGCGTCGGTGGCTGAATCGGTAGAACTACAGGCAGACAGAGCCATAATCGGCGCCACTACCAACAGAGTTTTGAGCAGTTTATTCAATTCCATTTTAAAATCCTTAAATCAATCAATATGATAATTCGGTTACAGGAAGGGCGACCAGGCTGGTGATTTC
It encodes the following:
- the ybgF gene encoding tol-pal system protein YbgF, coding for MKKSVLLTALLVAGQAMAAAPVEDIGGGSADERIAKLERILKAKQQTDFDMQRRLDALQQEVLDLRGQTEQQNYQINQMLERQRKLYEEIANLQAAPAAKPAVAASAGAAVAASQTPAAQAGTVAVEASLNETAAYEKAINLVLKERKYDDAITAFRGFIKQYPGSNYTDNANYWLGQLLYNKNELDDARGAFTVVVEKYPDSSKRGDSLVKLGLIAEKKGDTVGAKNLYRKVVKEYANSAAARIAQQQLNAL
- the pal gene encoding peptidoglycan-associated lipoprotein Pal, whose amino-acid sequence is MELNKLLKTLLVVAPIMALSACSSTDSATDASGSSSSIGGNGSGAGVGGVETGSVAGVMSPEEQMRMKQEELRRENIIYFDFDRSEVSPLAADILLAHGNYLLENPSVSILIEGHSDERGTPEYNIALGERRAKAVAKYLQSMGVQPSQMSIVSYGEEKPQDLSRSDESFSRNRRAVLVY